One region of Salinibacter grassmerensis genomic DNA includes:
- a CDS encoding Kelch repeat-containing protein, translating to MILSRRRFLALGTAGAATVALYPERALSAVGRAEWEAGAPLPRATQEVYCTTWNGQIVVAGGLRSGADSNRRFTTLKETAFFDPSTETWTRGPALPSPRHHIVLAETNGTVYGFGGFVGKTLRDGFQFRRDMYSFDGDQWARIGTMPRPLGETVALAVEGRVHLMTGSLHPNDGASEGASRAHLVYDPGADAWSDARPVPTRRSSATGAVIDGHMYVVAGRRTDGGVTNLGAVERYDPATDTWAELRPLPQPSGGLAGAALDGMLYVFGGEYFSEGGGVYEHTWAYDPDADAWTQHVPMPTPRHGLAGAALEGHIYAIGGNTAAGIGAATSSAVERLSPTAN from the coding sequence ATGATCCTCTCCCGGCGCCGATTCCTTGCCCTTGGTACGGCGGGGGCCGCTACTGTCGCCCTGTACCCCGAACGCGCACTGTCGGCGGTCGGCCGTGCCGAATGGGAGGCCGGCGCTCCTCTGCCCCGAGCAACCCAGGAGGTCTACTGCACGACGTGGAACGGCCAGATTGTAGTCGCGGGCGGACTTCGCTCCGGGGCCGATAGCAATCGCCGGTTCACGACGCTGAAGGAAACAGCCTTCTTCGATCCGTCAACGGAGACGTGGACACGTGGGCCAGCCCTTCCGTCTCCTCGCCATCACATCGTGCTCGCGGAGACAAACGGCACGGTGTATGGGTTCGGGGGGTTTGTGGGGAAGACCCTGCGCGACGGATTCCAGTTCCGGCGCGATATGTACTCGTTTGATGGGGACCAGTGGGCCCGCATCGGGACGATGCCCAGGCCACTTGGCGAGACGGTTGCGCTCGCGGTGGAGGGGCGGGTTCACCTCATGACGGGCAGTCTTCACCCTAACGACGGAGCGTCGGAGGGGGCATCGCGTGCCCACCTGGTGTACGACCCCGGCGCTGACGCCTGGAGCGACGCGCGCCCGGTCCCCACGCGCCGGAGCAGTGCCACGGGGGCGGTCATTGACGGGCATATGTATGTCGTGGCCGGACGCCGGACGGACGGCGGGGTCACCAACCTGGGGGCGGTGGAGCGGTACGATCCGGCGACGGACACGTGGGCCGAATTGCGTCCACTGCCCCAGCCGTCTGGGGGACTGGCAGGGGCTGCGCTCGATGGCATGCTCTATGTCTTCGGCGGGGAGTACTTCTCGGAGGGTGGGGGCGTGTACGAACATACATGGGCGTACGACCCGGACGCGGACGCCTGGACACAACATGTCCCGATGCCGACGCCGCGGCACGGCCTTGCGGGGGCTGCCCTCGAGGGCCACATATACGCCATCGGAGGCAACACTGCCGCCGGCATTGGAGCCGC
- the hemH gene encoding ferrochelatase yields MTPYEFIQRYDREEYNSDPRLVEGEFFPSAKLGVESGDTVGVVLLNLGGPDGEESVEPFLYNLFMDPAIIDFSEVVYFQARGRVRQAFSKVISYFRSKSVAEDYKEISDDGGSPINPLTRDQADNLEQTLNEQYAAETGATFKTYMAMRYWEPFSEDAAAQMQEDDVDKVVLLPLYPQYSKTTTGASLVYWHELEKAGEIPAWPTTSVFEYATYPKYIEALSDRIDEGLERFPDDVRDDVHLLFSAHGTPLSEMKDREDPYCCLVHSTVKHLMEHRGFDHDFSTAFQSKVGPSEWLTPATDDTVEELAEEDENVLVIPVAFVTDHIETSYELAIEIPEDLEEEGAPIPEHYEVMPGLNSHPKFIETLADMTAAQLQLPNAETPTPASERPCCQVQNRDIRCHQCQHVAEATDWSASGEEQARELETA; encoded by the coding sequence ATGACGCCCTACGAGTTTATACAGCGCTACGACCGTGAGGAGTACAACAGTGATCCCCGGCTGGTGGAGGGGGAGTTTTTCCCATCGGCCAAGCTCGGCGTGGAGTCGGGCGATACAGTAGGGGTCGTGCTCCTCAACCTGGGCGGCCCCGACGGCGAGGAGTCCGTGGAGCCGTTCCTCTACAATTTGTTCATGGACCCGGCGATCATCGACTTCTCGGAGGTCGTTTATTTTCAGGCGCGGGGCCGCGTGCGGCAGGCATTCTCCAAGGTCATCTCGTACTTCCGGTCCAAGTCGGTCGCGGAGGATTACAAGGAGATTAGCGACGACGGAGGCTCGCCCATCAATCCGCTCACCCGCGACCAGGCCGACAACCTGGAACAGACCCTCAACGAGCAGTACGCCGCGGAGACGGGCGCCACGTTTAAAACGTACATGGCGATGCGCTACTGGGAGCCGTTCAGCGAAGACGCGGCGGCGCAGATGCAGGAGGACGACGTCGACAAGGTCGTGCTGCTCCCCCTCTATCCCCAGTACTCCAAGACGACGACCGGGGCCTCGCTCGTATACTGGCATGAGCTGGAGAAGGCGGGCGAAATTCCGGCCTGGCCCACAACCTCGGTCTTCGAGTACGCCACGTACCCGAAGTACATCGAGGCACTGAGCGACCGAATCGACGAGGGCCTGGAGCGCTTCCCCGACGATGTGCGCGACGACGTGCACCTTCTCTTCAGCGCGCACGGCACGCCCCTCTCGGAAATGAAAGACCGGGAGGACCCGTACTGCTGTCTCGTCCACTCGACGGTCAAGCACCTGATGGAGCACCGCGGGTTCGACCACGACTTCAGCACGGCCTTCCAGAGCAAGGTCGGGCCCTCGGAGTGGTTGACGCCCGCGACGGACGACACGGTGGAGGAACTGGCCGAGGAGGACGAGAACGTGCTTGTCATCCCGGTGGCGTTCGTGACCGACCACATCGAGACGAGCTACGAGCTGGCCATCGAGATTCCGGAGGATCTCGAGGAAGAGGGCGCCCCGATCCCGGAGCACTACGAGGTCATGCCGGGCCTCAACAGCCACCCCAAGTTCATCGAGACGCTGGCGGACATGACGGCCGCTCAGCTTCAGTTGCCGAACGCGGAGACCCCGACGCCGGCCTCCGAGCGCCCCTGCTGCCAGGTTCAGAACCGCGACATCCGGTGCCACCAGTGTCAGCACGTGGCCGAGGCCACCGACTGGAGTGCCTCGGGAGAGGAGCAGGCGCGCGAATTGGAAACGGCGTAG
- a CDS encoding endonuclease/exonuclease/phosphatase family protein: MKRAAQIVGLVVGGVLLGVAGFFVWASSGALSGDELAQVRTYTAEPDTTQPDTLTVTTYNIGYLSGMRNNEPVVRPDSLFYANMDQAVGFLQEAAPDIVGLQEIDFGGARAAHVHQLDTLAARLGYAGAAQAVNWDERYLPFPYGRPAVHFGRTLSGQAVLSHRPVRRHARTTLPRPSQPFFRDAFYLDRLAQVGVVDVGGHPLAVINVHLEAFDVGTREKQARIVNDLYRRLASNGIPALLLGDFNSSLSSDGETGQAGAKDATMQYVLDGTDLRSAVNTASADTASATYPADTPARKIDHIFYPPQFFEVVGTKRWCGAPRPPSDHCAVTASLRLTSPAEWPSHEALPSLGGQSSK; encoded by the coding sequence ATGAAACGAGCAGCTCAAATTGTTGGACTCGTTGTCGGCGGGGTCCTCCTCGGCGTCGCCGGGTTTTTCGTCTGGGCGAGTTCCGGGGCGCTGTCCGGGGACGAACTCGCGCAGGTTCGAACCTACACGGCGGAGCCCGACACGACACAGCCGGACACGCTCACGGTGACGACCTATAACATCGGCTACCTCTCGGGCATGAGAAACAACGAGCCGGTGGTGCGCCCCGACAGCCTGTTCTACGCGAATATGGACCAGGCCGTTGGCTTCCTCCAAGAGGCGGCCCCCGACATCGTTGGCCTCCAAGAGATCGACTTCGGAGGGGCTCGGGCCGCACACGTCCACCAGCTCGACACCCTCGCCGCGCGTCTCGGGTACGCGGGCGCGGCACAAGCCGTGAACTGGGACGAGCGGTACCTGCCGTTTCCGTACGGCCGGCCCGCCGTGCATTTTGGGCGCACCCTGTCCGGACAGGCCGTCCTCAGCCACCGTCCCGTGCGGCGGCACGCCCGGACGACACTTCCGCGTCCGTCGCAGCCGTTCTTCCGGGACGCGTTCTATCTTGACCGCCTGGCGCAGGTCGGAGTGGTCGATGTGGGTGGCCACCCGCTTGCGGTCATCAACGTGCACCTGGAAGCCTTTGACGTTGGAACGCGCGAGAAACAGGCCCGCATCGTCAACGACCTCTACCGTCGCCTCGCCAGCAATGGCATCCCGGCGCTTCTGCTCGGCGACTTCAACAGTTCCCTCTCGTCCGACGGGGAGACTGGACAGGCAGGAGCGAAGGATGCGACGATGCAGTACGTGCTGGACGGCACAGACCTGCGTTCGGCCGTCAATACCGCCTCGGCCGACACGGCGAGCGCCACTTATCCGGCCGACACTCCTGCCCGAAAGATCGACCACATCTTCTATCCCCCTCAATTCTTCGAGGTGGTGGGCACGAAGCGATGGTGCGGCGCGCCCCGTCCCCCGTCCGACCACTGCGCCGTGACGGCCTCGCTGCGCCTCACGTCTCCGGCCGAATGGCCGTCCCACGAGGCTCTTCCGTCCCTGGGGGGTCAGTCGAGCAAGTAG
- a CDS encoding OmpA/MotB family protein, with the protein MRSLLLFVGLAAVLPGLGGCATTQLPGASPASRLDSLRAENATLRSRLRRVEDSLRFRDDVATGQYYRDLRVLKDRLNRRTYEAQIRRQGGRTVRVLPADSLFESSTATLTAAGKKRLRAMTGHLEMAYATRSVRVEGHADDTPLSEDLQERFASNWELSAARATAVVRYLIAHSALAPSQFAALAYGATDPVASNATARGRRRNRRVRIAVLPPPQDYSRSVETSW; encoded by the coding sequence ATGCGCTCTCTTCTTCTCTTCGTTGGTCTTGCTGCTGTCCTCCCCGGGCTGGGCGGGTGCGCCACGACACAGCTTCCCGGGGCATCTCCCGCGTCGCGCCTGGACTCTCTCCGGGCCGAGAATGCCACGTTGCGTAGCCGCCTTCGTCGCGTGGAGGACTCACTGAGGTTCCGCGACGACGTGGCGACGGGGCAGTACTACCGCGACCTGCGTGTCCTAAAGGACCGACTGAACCGCCGGACCTACGAGGCACAGATACGCCGGCAGGGAGGGCGCACGGTGCGCGTGCTTCCGGCCGACTCATTGTTCGAGTCCAGCACGGCCACCCTCACGGCGGCGGGGAAAAAGCGGCTCCGGGCCATGACTGGCCACCTGGAAATGGCCTACGCCACGCGGTCGGTCCGGGTCGAGGGGCATGCCGACGACACGCCCTTGAGCGAAGACCTACAGGAACGGTTCGCATCGAACTGGGAGCTCTCGGCGGCGCGGGCCACGGCGGTCGTTCGCTACCTCATTGCCCACAGCGCCCTCGCCCCGTCTCAGTTTGCCGCCCTCGCCTACGGAGCCACGGACCCGGTCGCGTCCAACGCGACGGCCCGTGGGCGCCGCCGCAATCGGCGGGTCCGCATTGCCGTCCTCCCGCCCCCCCAAGACTACTCCCGGTCCGTCGAGACATCCTGGTGA
- a CDS encoding DUF368 domain-containing protein, with translation MPTAPFTFVRYVLYGVLMGGADVIPGVSGGTMALIVGIYERLVGGLSSVVSFGGAALRLDRTAAWQHWTAVPWRLIGPLLGGIVVAILGGARVIPPLMEAYPAPMRGLFFGLVAASLLIPARRIERVTSVRVGIGLACAAGAFFLTSLPALAVSDPSLIRVFCSAMVAICAMILPGVSGAFLLEALGIYAPTLEAVNALDWGYVLTFCAGAAVGIGAFAKLLDLLLTHRHDATMAALVGLIAGALRALWPYGGAERVLRAPEAGEPIGAVVLLALVGFGAVLALLAWSPSAAGKKPTTSAS, from the coding sequence ATGCCCACCGCCCCGTTCACCTTCGTCCGCTACGTGTTGTACGGCGTGCTGATGGGCGGTGCCGACGTGATCCCGGGCGTCAGCGGTGGCACGATGGCCCTCATCGTCGGCATCTACGAGCGGTTGGTAGGGGGGCTCAGTTCGGTGGTGTCGTTTGGGGGAGCGGCACTACGCCTCGACCGTACGGCTGCTTGGCAACACTGGACGGCGGTGCCGTGGCGTCTCATCGGGCCTCTCCTGGGCGGCATCGTGGTTGCCATTCTTGGGGGGGCGAGGGTGATTCCCCCTCTGATGGAGGCGTACCCGGCGCCCATGCGGGGACTCTTCTTTGGGCTCGTGGCCGCGTCGCTCCTGATCCCCGCCCGTCGCATCGAGCGGGTCACGAGCGTCCGGGTGGGCATCGGCCTCGCCTGTGCCGCCGGGGCGTTTTTCTTGACCAGCCTCCCTGCCCTTGCCGTGTCGGACCCAAGCCTAATTCGGGTCTTCTGTTCGGCCATGGTTGCAATCTGTGCCATGATTCTTCCCGGCGTGAGCGGGGCGTTCTTGCTGGAGGCGCTGGGCATCTACGCCCCCACGCTCGAGGCGGTCAATGCGCTCGATTGGGGGTACGTGCTCACGTTCTGTGCCGGGGCGGCCGTAGGGATCGGCGCGTTTGCGAAACTGCTCGACCTGCTTCTTACGCACCGCCACGACGCGACGATGGCGGCGCTCGTGGGCCTGATTGCCGGGGCGCTCCGGGCCCTCTGGCCCTACGGTGGGGCCGAACGTGTCCTGCGGGCCCCCGAGGCCGGTGAGCCGATCGGGGCGGTCGTGCTTCTCGCCCTGGTCGGGTTTGGGGCCGTGCTCGCGCTCTTGGCCTGGAGCCCATCGGCCGCCGGGAAAAAGCCTACTACCTCCGCTTCGTAG
- a CDS encoding tetratricopeptide repeat protein: MNTFDFGFDDSEDSSHEDPLEDLVAAYENDPSAYFDSGDLEEIASFYFEEGEMERALEVIDRLIELHPYTSDAWMRRGILLNNLGRPEEALEAYEQALDVNPTDTETLINLGITLDSLGRVDEALEAYDEALSINPLHGEALFNLGVTLERDEQLEAAVEAFERCADVYPEHPEVWYELGYCYDRLGEDEKSVEAYDNHLDIDPYSKDAWYNRGIVLNRLGRFGEAVESYDMALAIHDEFASAYYNRGNAEANQGDLEAAIESYERVLELEGPDAATYYNLALAYEEQGDLRAARTYYEKTLDLKSNYPEAWYGLGCCFDTDERPEEALECFRYAVNLDANVPKFWTARADCAYKLGKLDEALESYQHAVRLDESNEHAWTGYAETLLEKEQPEEALEAYRQALELDPKSANTYFRQAKALLALGRADESIRALKTAFQLDPAKKEEFQKAYPTLYDNDRVRRLLDLDS, translated from the coding sequence ATGAACACGTTCGACTTTGGCTTCGATGACTCCGAGGACTCCTCGCATGAGGACCCCCTCGAAGATCTCGTGGCCGCGTACGAAAATGACCCGTCCGCGTACTTCGACTCCGGCGACCTCGAAGAGATTGCTTCGTTTTACTTCGAGGAGGGAGAGATGGAGAGGGCCCTCGAGGTCATCGACCGCCTCATCGAGCTTCACCCCTATACCTCCGATGCCTGGATGCGGCGCGGCATTCTCCTGAACAACTTGGGCCGCCCGGAAGAGGCCCTGGAGGCCTACGAACAGGCCCTCGACGTGAACCCGACCGACACCGAGACGCTCATTAATCTCGGAATTACGCTCGACAGTCTGGGGCGGGTGGACGAGGCCTTGGAGGCCTACGACGAGGCGCTCTCAATTAACCCGCTGCACGGGGAGGCCCTCTTCAACCTTGGGGTCACGCTGGAGCGGGACGAGCAACTGGAGGCGGCGGTGGAAGCGTTCGAACGGTGTGCAGACGTCTATCCGGAGCACCCGGAGGTGTGGTACGAGCTGGGCTACTGCTACGACCGGCTCGGCGAAGACGAGAAGAGCGTGGAGGCGTACGACAATCACCTCGACATCGACCCGTACTCGAAGGATGCCTGGTACAACCGGGGCATTGTGCTCAACCGGCTGGGTCGCTTCGGGGAGGCGGTAGAAAGCTACGACATGGCCCTTGCAATCCACGATGAGTTTGCCTCAGCCTACTACAATCGCGGCAACGCGGAAGCGAACCAGGGGGACCTGGAGGCGGCCATCGAGAGCTACGAGCGCGTGCTGGAGCTCGAAGGCCCGGACGCGGCGACCTACTACAACCTCGCGCTTGCATACGAGGAGCAGGGCGACCTCCGCGCAGCGCGCACCTACTACGAGAAGACGCTCGACCTCAAATCGAACTATCCGGAGGCGTGGTACGGTCTCGGTTGTTGCTTCGACACGGACGAGCGTCCGGAAGAGGCGCTCGAATGCTTCCGCTACGCCGTGAACCTGGACGCGAACGTGCCGAAGTTCTGGACGGCGCGGGCCGACTGTGCGTACAAGCTGGGGAAGCTCGACGAAGCACTGGAGTCCTACCAGCACGCCGTGCGGCTCGATGAATCGAACGAGCATGCCTGGACGGGCTACGCCGAGACGCTTTTGGAGAAGGAGCAGCCCGAGGAGGCGTTGGAGGCGTACCGGCAGGCCCTGGAGCTCGACCCGAAAAGTGCCAATACATACTTCCGCCAGGCGAAGGCCCTTCTGGCGCTCGGGCGGGCGGACGAAAGCATCCGGGCACTTAAGACGGCCTTTCAGCTCGACCCCGCAAAGAAGGAGGAGTTTCAGAAGGCCTACCCCACCCTTTACGACAACGATCGCGTCCGGCGGCTTCTTGACCTCGATTCGTAG
- the tmk gene encoding dTMP kinase produces MLLLTFEGIDGSGKSTQARRLDEYLQEHGHETLLVREPGGTELSEQVRSVLLEPDLNVHPMAELLLFSAARTQLVTERIRPALEAGRIVICDRFYDSTTAYQGAGRNVADPEWLQSFHHRVTDGLVPDRTYLVETDPETARARRTEDDAAGDRMEAEDTAFYHRVAAAYDALADEHSARIRRLDGHRSIDALHAEIRRDVGTLLDGTPGTPHTATGSSET; encoded by the coding sequence ATGCTGCTTCTTACCTTCGAAGGCATTGACGGAAGCGGGAAGAGCACGCAGGCCCGTCGGCTCGACGAATACCTCCAGGAGCACGGGCACGAGACCCTTCTCGTCCGCGAGCCCGGGGGTACCGAGTTGTCTGAGCAGGTTCGCTCTGTTCTATTAGAGCCTGACTTAAACGTCCATCCGATGGCAGAGTTGCTTCTGTTCTCGGCCGCCCGGACGCAACTGGTTACTGAGCGCATCCGTCCGGCGTTGGAGGCGGGCCGGATTGTCATCTGCGACCGCTTCTACGACTCGACCACGGCCTATCAGGGGGCCGGCCGGAACGTCGCCGACCCGGAGTGGCTCCAGTCTTTTCACCACCGCGTGACGGACGGCCTCGTTCCCGACCGCACCTACCTCGTGGAAACCGACCCCGAGACCGCCCGTGCTCGGCGCACCGAAGATGACGCGGCCGGCGACCGCATGGAGGCCGAGGACACGGCGTTTTATCACCGCGTTGCGGCGGCCTACGATGCGCTCGCCGACGAGCACTCCGCCCGCATTCGTCGGCTCGATGGACACCGGTCCATCGACGCCCTGCACGCCGAAATTCGGCGTGACGTGGGCACGTTGCTGGACGGCACCCCCGGAACCCCCCATACCGCCACCGGTTCATCTGAAACGTGA
- a CDS encoding Fur family transcriptional regulator — translation MSTLPQQKIDEVRSIFQAFLKKRNKRQTPERFAVLEEIYQTEDHIDADELYVRLKQDGTEVSRATVYNTLELLLECDLVVRHQFGKNQAKYERAYSYWQHDHLICMDCNELFEFCDPRLQSIQEMVADIYEFEIKHHSLNMYGHCIRENCPNRADDSDREEADSADKTTAKKAATNEAES, via the coding sequence ATGTCGACCCTTCCCCAACAGAAGATCGACGAGGTCCGCTCCATCTTCCAGGCCTTCCTCAAAAAGCGCAACAAGCGACAGACGCCCGAGCGCTTCGCCGTTCTGGAAGAGATCTACCAGACGGAAGACCACATCGACGCCGACGAGCTGTACGTCCGGCTGAAGCAGGACGGGACCGAGGTGAGCCGCGCCACGGTCTACAACACCCTAGAGCTACTGCTGGAGTGCGACCTCGTGGTGCGTCACCAGTTCGGGAAGAACCAGGCCAAGTACGAACGGGCCTACAGCTATTGGCAGCACGACCACCTCATCTGCATGGACTGCAACGAGCTGTTCGAGTTCTGCGACCCGCGGCTCCAGAGCATTCAGGAGATGGTGGCCGACATCTACGAGTTTGAGATCAAGCACCACTCGCTGAACATGTACGGCCACTGCATCCGCGAGAACTGCCCGAACCGAGCCGACGACTCGGACCGGGAAGAGGCGGACTCCGCCGACAAGACGACCGCAAAGAAGGCCGCGACGAACGAGGCAGAGTCGTAG
- a CDS encoding protease complex subunit PrcB family protein: MHHDGSLRTGRWTFLKAPLVLGTLFLLMGGCNSVGPDTTDEAGFDTKVKTQTIATGTVDTEKIDQGGYSNIVEGTRVVLRSEEDLAAFWAKLHGGSNSAGGDTPPDPPQVDFETQAVVGIVLGERSTGGHSVDIDRVMANEDEGTMRVEFTETMPDDTCAVSQVLTSPYVLATVNLQDEPVDSDDEVTFSRSEQTDSC; encoded by the coding sequence ATGCACCACGATGGTTCTCTTCGAACTGGACGGTGGACCTTCCTGAAAGCCCCTCTCGTTTTGGGGACGCTCTTCCTACTGATGGGGGGATGCAACAGTGTAGGTCCCGATACGACCGACGAGGCGGGCTTCGACACCAAAGTGAAAACGCAAACGATCGCGACCGGGACCGTGGATACCGAGAAAATCGACCAGGGGGGATACAGCAACATCGTCGAGGGCACGCGGGTTGTCCTCCGGAGTGAAGAGGACCTCGCTGCCTTCTGGGCGAAGCTGCACGGAGGCTCGAACAGCGCGGGTGGGGACACGCCCCCGGATCCGCCTCAGGTCGATTTTGAGACGCAGGCGGTCGTGGGCATCGTGCTGGGCGAACGGTCAACCGGCGGGCATTCGGTTGACATTGACCGGGTGATGGCCAACGAAGATGAGGGCACGATGCGCGTCGAGTTCACCGAGACCATGCCGGACGACACATGTGCGGTCTCGCAGGTGCTCACGTCCCCGTACGTCCTCGCGACGGTAAATCTGCAGGATGAGCCGGTAGACTCGGACGACGAGGTGACGTTTTCCCGCTCGGAACAGACAGATTCTTGCTGA